The Micropterus dolomieu isolate WLL.071019.BEF.003 ecotype Adirondacks linkage group LG20, ASM2129224v1, whole genome shotgun sequence genome has a segment encoding these proteins:
- the LOC123959133 gene encoding Wilms tumor protein homolog encodes MASQLDCVTWNQMNSLASSMKSEDTLTGPHFFEDLVLDGHTTSYDSDPTVPPPPMLVSAQYHIHTHGVFRGLQDVRRVAAIAPPVVKEANEKRPFVCAYPGCSKRYFKLSHLQMHGRKHTGEKPYQCDFTDCGRRFSRSDQLKRHQRRHTGVKPFQCETCQRKFSRSDHLKTHTRTHTGKTSEKPFSCRWSNCQKTFARSDELMRHHSMHQRNLTKLQPAI; translated from the exons ATGGCATCTCAGCTGGACTGTGTAACATGGAACCAAATGAACAGCCTGGCATCTTCCATGAAGAG TGAGGACACTTTGACTGGACCGCACTTCTTCGAGGACTTGGTTTTAGA TGGCCATACAACCAGCTACGACAGTGACCCCACAGTCCCGCCTCCGCCCATGCTCGTCAGTGCCCAgtaccacatacacacacacggtgtCTTCAGAGGACTTCAG GATGTTCGACGGGTAGCTGCCATTGCCCCACCAGTTGTGAAAGAGGCCAATGAAAAGCGTCCATTTGTGTGTGCTTACCCTGGCTGCAGCAAGAGATACTTCAAACTGTCACATCTGCAGATGCACGGCCGCAAACACACAG GAGAGAAGCCTTACCAGTGTGATTTCACAGACTGCGGCCGTAGATTCTCTCGCTCAGACCAGTTAAAGAGGCACCAGCGCAGACACACAG GAGTGAAGCCCTTTCAGTGCGAAACGTGTCAGAGAAAGTTTTCACGGTCAGATCATCTTAAGACGCACACTCGGACTCATACAGGTAAAACAA GTGAGAAGCCCTTCTCCTGCCGCTGGTCCAACTGTCAGAAGACATTTGCCCGCTCTGACGAGTTGATGCGCCACCACAGCATGCACCAAAGGAACCTGACCAAGCTGCAACCTGCCATCTGA
- the rcn1 gene encoding reticulocalbin-1 has protein sequence MDAFGFVCAVLLCATVVHGKPTLRKERVLHPDPELSSRPAQEDNKSFQYDHEAFLGKEEARTFDQLTPEESQDRLGKIVDRIDSDADGYITTAELKAWIKRVQKRYVYENVAKVWTDYDLNKDNKISWDEYKQATYGYYLANPEEFEDATDQFSFKKMLPRDERRFKTADLNGDLAADREEFTSFLHPEEFEHMKDIVVLETLEDIDKNGDGHVDEDEYIADMFAHEEGGPEPDWVKTEREQFSDFRDLNKDGKMDQDEIRHWIMPQDYDHAQAEARHLVYESDQDKDQMLTKQEILENWNMFVGSQATNYGEDLTKNHDEL, from the exons ATGGACGCCTTCGGCTTCGTGTGTGCTGTTCTCCTGTGCGCCACCGTGGTGCACGGCAAGCCAACGTTAAGAAAGGAAAGGGTCCTTCATCCGGACCCAGAACTGAGCAGCAGGCCAGCCCAGGAAGACAATAAAAGCTTCCAGTACGACCATGAGGCCTTTCTTGGCAAAGAGGAGGCCAGAACGTTTGATCAGCTCACCCCCGAGGAGAGCCAGGACAGGCTCGG TAAAATAGTGGACCGGATAGACAGCGACGCCGATGGCTACATCACCACAGCCGAACTCAAGGCTTGGATAAAACGCGTACAGAAGCGTTACGTATATGAGAATGTGGCAAAGGTGTGGACAGATTATGACCTGAACAAAGACAATAAGATTTCATGGGATGAGTACAAGCAAGCCACATATGGATACTACCTCG CCAACCCAGAGGAGTTTGAGGATGCAACAGACCAGTTCAGCTTCAAAAAGATGCTTCCTCGCGATGAGAGGAGGTTTAAAACGGCTGATCTAAACGGGGACCTGGCggcagacagagaggagttCACGTCCTTCCTCCACCCTGAGGAGTTTGAACACATGAAGGATATTGTGGTTCTG GAAACCCTGGAGGACATTGACAAGAACGGCGACGGACATGTGGATGAAGACGAGTATATTG CTGACATGTTTGCTCACGAGGAAGGAGGTCCAGAGCCAGACTGGGTCAAGACTGAGAGAGAACAGTTCTCTGACTTCCGAGACTTGAACAAAGATGGCAAGATGGACCAGGACGAAATCCGCCACTGGATTATGCCACAGGACTACGACCATGCCCAGGCTGAGGCCAGACATCTGGTGTATGAGTCTGACCAGGACAAG GACCAGATGCTGACCAAACAGGAGATCCTTGAAAACTGGAACATGTTTGTGGGAAGTCAAGCCACCAACTATGGAGAGGACCTCACGAAGAACCATGACGAGCTCTGA